CTATCCGCGCATCCGGGAGACCGGGAAGTTCAGCGTCAACGTGCTCTCGCACGAGCAGCACGAGATCTCGAACCAGTTCGCCCGGAAGGGCACCGACAAGTGGGCCGGCATCGACTGGGCCGCGACCGCGAACCGCAACCCGGTCATCGCGGACACCCTGATGTGGCTCGACTGCGACATCTGGGCCGAGTATGAGGCCGGCGACCACTACATCGTGATCGGTCGCGTGAACGAGATGAGCTCCGCGGACTGGCACACCCGCCAGCCGCTGCTCTACTTCAAGGGCCAGTACCGTCACCTGCGCGACGTCGAGGCCGCCGCGTCCTGACCTGGCGGGCGTCACGCCGCAGGGGCGCCCTGCGGTCGTGACGCCGCGTGCAGCGGGGCGAGCGCGCTGTCGAGCGCAGCCTCGAGCGGCCAGGCGGCCCGTTCGGGCTGGCTGAGCACGAGACCGCCCTGGATGGCGGCGAGGATGACCGTGGCCACCGTCACCGGATCCGCCGAATCATCCACGAGCCCAGCGGTGCGCATCCGGCGCACACCCTCGGCGAGGAGTTCGCGCCACGCGCGCATGCTGTCGGCGATGACCCGTTCGAGGTCAGGGTCTGTCATCGCCGCCTGGGTCGCGAGCGAGCCGATCGGGCAGGCCCAGCGACCCCGGCTGATGTAGTAGTGCACGAGCCCGGAGCGCCACTGCTCCCACGACTCCCACGATCCGAGGTCGTGGATGAAGGGCTCCTGCGCCTCGAAGAGCTGCTTGCCCTCCCATCCGGCCACCTCCCGCACGAGTTCGGCCTTGCCTCCCGGGAAGTAGTGGAACAGCTGGCTCTTGCTCGTCAGGGTCGCAGCCCGCACGTCGTCGAGCGTCGTGCCGCCGATGCCGGACGCGAGGATCTGCTCGCCGGTCGCCTCGATGATCCGCTGGCGGGTGCGCCGACCCCGCTCGGTGATCTTCGACTCGTCCATGGGATCGATTCTAGCCCGCTGGACTGAATGGTCCAGTTAATGTTACAACTGGACCATGAAGTCCAATGAAGAAGTCCTCCAGTCCCTCGTCCCCGACTCCCGTCTCGCCGGGCGCACCGCTCTCGTCACCGGCTCCACCAGCGGCATCGGTGAAGCAATCGCCCGGGTGCTCGCGTCCTCCGGTGCCACCGTGGTCGTGAGCGGCCGCACCCTCCCACGCGCCCAGGCCGTGGTCGACGTGATCACTGCGGCTGGCGGAACGGCGTTCGCGGTGCCTGCCGACCTGTCCGGTGACACCGACGAGATCCGCGAGTTCGCCCGCGTTGCGACGAGAGCGCTCGGCGGTTCCCTCGACATTCTGGTCAACAATGCCGGCATCTACCCCGTGGGCCCAACGGCCGCACTCGCCGACGCCGACCTCGACGCTGTGCTCGCGACGAACATCCGGGCCCCGCATGTGCTCGTCGCCGAACTGGCACCGGCCATGGCCGAACGCGGGTCGGGCGCGATCGTGAACATCGGGTCGTGGATGTCGCGGGTCGGCATTCCCTTCGGTGCGGCCTACACGGCATCCAAGGCGGCCATCGAGCAGATGACGCGCACGTGGGCCGCTGAGTTCGGGCCGAGCGGGGTGAACGTCAACACTGTCGCCCCGGGCGCGACCGCGACACCGGGGAACGCGGCCGATGCGGAACAGGTGGAGGCGATGACCGCTGCGACGGTCGCCGGCGTTCCGGTGCGGCCCGTCGACATCGCGTTCGCGGTGCGATTCCTGGTGTCGGACGAGGCGCGTTTCGCACACGGGACCGTACTGGATGTCGACGGCGGCATCGCCAATACGCGGCTCGGCTGAGGGTGCTCGGCGGGGGGTGCTCGGCTGGGGGCGGCCCGGCGGGGGGTGCTCTGCTGGGGTCCGCCCGGCTGGGATCGGCCCGGCTGGGATCGGCCCGGCTGGGGTCGGCCCGGCGGGGTCGGCCCGGCGACTGTTTCGTCTTCTCCTCCACAGGTGGGCCGAATCGCGAGTATTCAACAGATTGAGCGAATCGGCCCCAGAGCGCCTCACCGCCTGCTTGACTTGAGGCATGAATCGAGAAGTTCTCAGTAACGCTGAAAGCCAGCTGCGGCAGCCGCTCAGGGAACGGCTGCGGGCCGACTTCGCCGCAGCTGCCCATGCCGTTGTGGCGGCGGAGCGCGAAGCCGCGCGCGCCGCGGCGGCCCAACTCGTCCTGGTTGAACGGCTCCGTGTCGCGGGGCTCGCGCTCCACTTCACCGACCAGTCCTCGGGTGGCCCGAGGTGGTCGGAGCAGATGGTCGTGCAGCGCACGGTGGTCACCGAGTTGGCCGTGGGCGCGCATCTCAGCGAAATGGATGCGCGTCGGCGGGTCGACACGGCTGAGGGCCTGGCCGGGGCGTACTCCGCGACGCGCGACGCTCTCCAGCGTGGCTCCATCTCGTACCGTCACGCGGAGAAGATCGTGCAGCACGGAGCCCTCGTTCCGACTGAAGCTGTTCCGGACTATGAGGCCCGCATCCTGCCGATCGCCGAGCGGGTGAGCGTCCAGCGGCTCGAACGCGACGCGCGAGCCGTTGCCGAAGACACACGGTCGAGCACGTCCGTCGAGCGTCACGCGCAGGCCGCGGAAGGGCGTCGCGTCGTTCTTGATGCCGCAGACAACGGGATGGCCTGGCTGAGTCTCCTCCTACCGGCCGTCGAGGCCGTCGCCATCCACAACCGGGTGACAGGTCTCGGTCGCGCGCTGAAGGCGGTCGGCGATCCGCGAACCCTTGCCCAGCTGCGGGTAGACACTCTCGCCGACCTCGTGTTGAACGGTGAGCCGTCGATACCGGGGGCTCCGCGGGGGCTCCGTGCCCACGTGCGCGTCACCGTTCCAGCGCTGACTCTCCTCGGTCATGACGACGCAGGTTCTGCCGATCTCGAAGGCTACGGACCGATCGACAGGCTCACCGCTCTCGAACTCACCCGAAGCGCGCCGGCGTTCCAGCGGGTACTGACAGATCCCGCGACGGGTGTCGCGCTCAGCTGCGGCCGCGACAGCTACCGGGTGCCGGCTGCGCTCGACGAACTCATCCGAACCGTGCACTCGGAATGCACCTTCCCCCTGAGCTGCACCTCGTCGGCCACGGCAGACCTCGACCACACGATCGCCTTCGCGGAGGGTGGCGAGACGAGCTTCGGTAACCTCAGCCCCCTGTGTGCCAGCCACCACAAGGTCAAACACCACACCGAGTGGAAGGTCGAGCAGCATCCCGGTTCCGGGGGATCGGCGGGGCCCATCGTCTGGACCTCACCGGCCGGATTCGCCTACACCGTCGACCCGACCCCGATCGCGCGCCCCGTCGATCCCGCGCGGCTGATACCCCGGTTCGTCGGTGCTGCACCGTTCTGAGCCCGGAGTCGTCTCTCGGCCCGGAGTCGTCGGCCGCGTCTGCCCGTTGTCATCAGGGGGCGGTGGGTTCGGCTTCAGTAGCGGTAGCGGTAGCGGTAGCGGTAGCGGTAGCGGTAGCGGCAGGGGCGGCGGCGGTTGCGGTGTGTGCCGGGGTTCCGGCCGGCGCTGCGGCTGTCGCGGCCGTTGCGGCGGCGCGGGTCGCGAGCAGGGCGAATGCGGCAGTGAGTTCGGGTGGGCCGACGACGTCGATGTCCGTGTCGAAACGGGTGAAGGAGGCGGCGAGGGCGATCCACGACCAGGAGCCGGACTCCAGGCTGCAGCGGTCGGGGCCGAGGTCTTCGACGGCGCCGTCCCCCGCGTAGGGCAGCATCGCCCACGCGGGTGCGCTGAGGATGACCTTTCCGGTGCAGGGCCAGACATTGGCGTTCCCGGCGCCCTTGAAACGGGCCGCGACGAACTCGGCGACGTCGCCGCCGGGAATCGCCCGGGGCGCGAATCGGGGGCCGTTCGGGGCACGGAGCCTGATGCGGTCAGCGCGGAAGAGGCGCCAGTCGCCCTGTTCGAGGTCCCAGGCGACGAGATACCACCGGCCGTGAGAGGTGACGAGGTGATGCGGCTCGACCCGCCGTGGTGGTCTCGGGACTTCGAGAGAATCGGTCTGGGGGCGGACGCTCGCGTAGTCGAAGCGCAGCACTTCCCGGGCATGCGTCGCCATCGACAGTGCGACGAGCGCGTCGCTGTGGCAAGAAGTGCTGTCGGAAAATGTGCTCTGGACAGAAGCGCTGTCGGAAGAAGTGCTCTGGGCAGAAGTGCTGCCCGGCGTCGCGCCGGCGGTGCGGGGTGGGATCGCCGTGAACCGGATCGCATCCAGGCGGTGCTGCAGGCGCGAGGGCATGACCTGCCGCACGGTCGTGAGGGCGCGCACGGCTGCCTCCTCGATTCCCGCGCCGGTGACGGTCGCCGCCTGCAGGGCGATGGCGAGGGCGATCACTTGGTCGTCGTCGAAGAGCAGCGGGGGCAGCTCACTGCCTGCGTGGAGGCGATAGCCGCCATCCGGACCCATAGTGGCCCGGATGCTGTAGCCCATCTCCCGGAGTCGGTCTACGTCGCGGCGCACGGTGCGGTGGCTGATCTGCAACCGCTCGGCCAGCAGGGCACCCGGCCAGTCGCGCCTCGCCTGGAGCAGGGAGAGCAGGTTCAGCAGCCTCGCGGTGGTCGTTGCCATGTCTTCAGATTAGAACGAATGGAGGACCGAATCTGTCCTAGACGGCTGGGAGAGTCGAGGTTGTCGGGGAGACACTCCGCACACTTCGAACAAGGAGAAACCATGAGCATCCAGACGACCTCTCACCTCAACTTCCACGGCGAGGCACGGGCCGCACTCGAGTTCTACCAGTCCGTCTTCGGCGGCCAGCTCGTCATCGCCACGTACGGGGACTTCGGGATGCCCGCGGATGCCCCGGGCGCCACGAACGTCGTCTTCGGGCAGGTCGAGAGCGACGGCGGCTTCCGGGTGATGGCGTACGACATTCCCGGCCAGCCCGACATCCCCGGTGGGCCCGACCGATCCGAGGGCGCGGACACGGCCGGCTCGACGCGCCGGGAGAACGGCGTGACCCTCACCGACCAGTCCTTCTTTCTGTCGGTGCGCGGTGAGACCCTGAAAGAAGTCATGGGCTACTGGGCGACCCTCTCGGTTGGCGGTGCGATCGTCGAACCGCTGGCGGCGTCGGCGTGGAGCCCCGGTTTCGGGATGCTCACCGACCGTTTCGGTGTGACCTGGATTCTCGACGTGGCGGCTCCGCGCACGGCCTGACCTGGTTCAGCCGACGAGCAGGGCCGTCTTCGACAGCACATGGTCGTATGCGTCGATGGCCAGCGCTTTGGTGTCGCAGGCGATGTTGATCGAGACACCCTGTTCGAGGGCTGCGAAGGCGCGCGCGACGGCCACGTGGGGGCGCCCGCCGCTGTCGTTCCCGGCGAGGCGGCGGGTCTCCACGATGGCGTTGTCCTCGGGCTGGTCGAGGGTGATGTAGTCGTCATCGGCGAAGTCCGCGACATCCGAAGCCGAACTCGACGTGAGCGCAGCGAGGTAGCTGTCGGTCGTGGCGAGGTCGTCGCCTTTTGTGACGTCAAGTCCCGCGTCGAGGGCGCCCTCATGGAAGGTCGTCGTGCAGCGCCCGTCCGTGGAGGTGTAGACCCAGGTGCCGTCAGCCTTCGGCGTGGTGAGCTTCCACAGGCTGTCGCCGAGCAGGCCGTCGCTGATGTGCGGCACGGTTCCGGAGCTGAGCGACGTTCCGGCATCGAAGGTGATGTCCGATGGTGCTGCCGGCGCGTACGGGTCCGCGCTCGGCGACGGCACCTCCGTGCTGCCCGGGCCACGGGCATCCGGAACCGGGCCGACGATCACGTTGCGGTGCCAGAAGCCTCCGGATGCCGCGGCGATCACGATCGCCAGGATCACCACCAGGGTCGTGAGCAGGCCGGCTGCCAGGCCGATGTACCCGATGACGATTCCCGCCACGGCGAACTCCCGGCCGCGCTCGCCGGTGCGCCGGATCTGCGAGAGCGCGATATGGCCGGTGATGACGGCCATGAGCGAGAGGAAGAAGGCGCTCACGAGCGAGAGGATCGCGAGCGCGTTCAGGCGGGGAGGCTGCTGCAGGGTGCTCATGGCCAAAAGATACACGCCTGAAACACGGCGGGTGGCCTCCGCGAAACACGATCCGCCTAGTCTTCTGAATGTCAACGATCCCGCGGGCCGTCGACCAGCGCTTCCGCCCGCTCTCCCGTCGTCTCGAGTCCGTACTGAGCCTCTTCTCCACAGGAGGGCCGGTTGCGGAGTTATCCACGAGAAAACCTCCGGAGGGCCAGATGGGCCGAATACACGTTTTAATGGACTCAAGGCAGATCTACGATGCCGGAGGCCCCGTATGAGTACGACGCGAGTGAGCTCTTCACCCGACCAGATCGTCGTCAGCGACGCGCTCAAAATCTACGGCGGATCCGGCGGCTCGGCCGAGGTCACGGCTCTGTCGCATGTCGACCTCACGGTGGACCGCGGGCAGTTCGTGAGCATCATCGGCCCGTCGGGCTGCGGCAAGTCGACGCTGCTGCGCCTCATCGCGGGGCTCGAGAGAGCTGATTCGGGCGACGTCTCGGTGTTCGGCGCCGACCCCGACCAGGCCTGCGCGGCCAAGATGATCGGTTTCGTGCCGCAGGTCCCAGCCCTGCTGCCGTGGCTCTCGGTCGTCGGCAATGTCACGCTGCCGTCGAAGGTCAACAGGCGGGCGGATGCCCTGCGGCGCACTCTCCCGGGACACGTGCACCGTGAACCTGCCGACCCCCGCAGCCTGCTCGCGAAGATCGGGCTCGGCGACTCGCTCGACCGCCTGCCCCACCAGCTCTCGGGCGGGATGCAGCAGCGCGTGGCGATCGCCCGGGCGTTCGCGATCCAGGCCGATGTGCTGCTGATGGACGAACCGTTCTCTGCCCTCGACGAGTTCACGCGGGAGGCGATCCAGGTGCAGCTCCTCGAACTCTGGGAGCAGATGCGCACCACCGTCGTCTTCGTGACGCACTCCGTCTCCGAGGCGGTCGTGCTGAGCGACAAGGTCGTGGTGATGTCGGCGCGTCCCGGCCGGATCGAGGCCGTGGTCGACATCGACCTGCCGCGTCCGAGGCGCCAGGGCCTGCTCGAGTCGTCGGCCATGCACGAATACGAGGACCTCATCCGCGGCAAGCTCCAGACCGCCTGGGCCGCAGGACCGGTGACGCGATGACGAGCCACGCTGTCAGGAACGACGCAGCGAAGAGCGATGCCGCGAAGAACGCTGCCCTGCCGCTCGACACCACCGACACCGCACTCGCCACCGCATCGATCGCGGCCGGAACGGTGGTCGCGACATCCGCTCGGCGCCGCACTCCCAGCCGGTCGGTGCTCCGCCCGACGATCTGGCTGCCCGTGGTCGTTGCGCTGCTCGTGGCCGGCGTGCTGTGGGAACTCATCGCGATCAACAACACGTACCTGCTGCCGCGGCTCGGGATGATCGGCCAGGCCATCGTCACCCAGCCCGCGTTCTACCTCGAGAACGCCTGGGTCACGTTGTCGGAGGCCCTGATCGGGCTGGTGATCGGCTTCGTCGCCGCGTTCGTCGTGGCGGTGATCGTGACGGAGTCGGGCATCCTCCGCCGGGCGATCATGCCGCTCGCCGTCGTGCTGAACGTGACGCCGGTCGTCGCGATCGCGCCCGCGCTGGTCGTCGCGTTCGGCTTCGGGCCGGCGCCGAAACTGATCGTGACCGCCCTCATCACGTTCTTCCCGATCCTGATGAATGTGATCACCGGGTTGAACTCGGTGTCGCCGCCGATCCTGCAGGTGTTCGCCACCTTGAGGGCTTCACGGCTCGAAGTGCTGACGCGCCTCCGGCTGCCGTCGAGCCTGCCGTTCGTGTTCGCTGCGCTGAAGGTCGTCTTCCCGCTGTCGATCGTCGGCGCGGTGGTCGCCGAGTTCTCGGCCCCGGGCGCCGCCAAGGGGCTCGGCACCGTGATCAGCGTGGCGTCATCCAACTCCCGCCTGGCGGTGGTCTACGCGGCCATCCTGTGCCTCGCGATCATGGGCGCCGTGCTGCTGTTCCTTGTGACCCTGCTCGAGAAGCGTGTTCTGCGCTGGCACGAATCGCAGCTGCTCAAGCGCGGCTGAGCATCCGTTCTCCGTACTCCTTCGCCCCGGGCATCCGCCCGCCCCTGTCTCCACCCGCACCATCGCACGAGTTCCACAGCACCCGTTCGTCTCCCCCATCCCCGAATCAGGAGTCAGATATGCCCACCCGACGTACCTCCCGCCTCACAATTGCTGCGACACTCGTCGCTGCTGCTGCCGTAGCGCTCTCCGGATGCTCGAGCTCAGGCACCGCGACATCCACCCCGGCGGCGTCCGCGGCCAGCGCGATCTCGGCCGACCGTTGCGCCACCAACAAGGCCGCGGGCACGATCACGTACATCACGGGCTTCCAGTACCAGGCGTCGGCCTCGATCCTCGACATCCTCGCGGCGAAACAGCTCGGCTACTTCGATGCGCTCTGCCTCGACGTCGAAATCCAGCCCGGGACCGGTGACACAGCCGGAAATGCGCAGCTGGTCGCCGCGGGCACCGCGACCATCACCGACCTCGGCGGCGACGCCGACCTCCTGCTCGCCCAGTCGAACGGGGTGAACGTGACGGGGATCGCCACCTATGGGCAGGTGCCGATCACCACGCTGATGACCGGCACGAGCATCACCGACCTCAAGCAGCTCGAAGGCACGACTCTCGGCCAGAAGGGCCAGCTGCCACCCGAAATCAACGCGATGCTGGTCGCCAACGGTGTGGATGTCGCGAAGATCAACCAGGTCGTCGTGGGCTACGACCCGACCATCCTGCCGCGGGGCCAGGTGCAGTCGCTCACCGGCTACAAGTCGAACGAGCCGCTCACGCTGAAGGCCGACGGTGACGACGTGAAGCTCTGGAACCCCGAGGACTACGACATTCCGGGCACCTTCGGCACCGTCGCGGCGAACCCGGCGTTCGTCAGTGCGAACAAGACGGCCACGGAGGACTTCCTCCGCGCTGCCTTCCACGCGTACACCTACTGCGAGACCAACGCGTCGGAGTGCGTCGGCTACGCTGCGGCCCTCGCCGGTGGCGGGGCCAGTTACGACGTCGACCACAACGTCGAGGTCTGGCAGACCGAGACCGGTCTCGTGAAGAGCTCGCAGCCGGCCGGCACGCCGCTCGGCTCGCTGAACACCGACCTGATGGCCAAGGAGATCTCGTTCCTCGTCGACAGCAAGCAGCTCAGTACGGCACCCGACGTGACGGCATTCACCGATCCCTCGATCGTGTCGGCGATCTACAACGGCACCGAGCTCATCTGGCCGGCGCCGTAACCGCCGGCGCCCACCGCAGCCAGCACACGCAGCATCCAGCACACGCAGCATCCAGAACCAAGGAGCTCCACCCGTGAAAGACCGCGAATACGGCATCTTCCTGCCGATCGGCAACGGCGGGTGGGTGATGTCGACCACGGCACCCCACCCCCAGGCGACCTACGACTACAACCGCAGGGCGGCCGTGCTGGCTGAGGAGAACGACTTCGACTTCATCATGTCGATGGCGAAGTGGCGCGGCTACGGCGGTACCACCGACCACTGGGGCCAGACGCTCGAGTCGATCACGTTGATGGCCGCTCTCGCCGAGGCGACCACCCGGGTGAAGATCTGGGCGACCGTGCACACGAACCTCATCCATCCGGCCGTCGCGGCGAAGATGTTCACGACGCTCGACCAGATCAGCAACGGTCGTTCGGGCATGAACATCGTCGTCGGTGCGTACGCCAAGGAATTCGAGCAGATGGGCCAGTGGCGGAGCGACTTCGACCACGACACGCGCTACCGCTACACCGAGGAGTGGGTCGAGGTGATCGAACGGCTCTGGGCCGAGGACTCTGTGACGCACCACGGCGAGTTCTTCACGCTCGACGACTGCGAGTCGCGGCCGCACCCGGCCGTGCATCCGACGCTCATCAGCGCAGGGCGCTCTCCGCGGGGGCTCGACTTCCAGTCGAAACGGGTCGACGGGTCGTTCCTCACGGCGGCTGACATGCCCGGGCTCCTCCAGAACAGCCTCGAGGTGAAGGAACTGGCCGCTGCGCAGGGCCGCGAGATCAAGACGTATTCGATGCTCACGGTTGTGATGGACGAGACGGATGCCCGGGCCGAGGCTCGCTTCCGGGAGTACGGCCGCGGTGTCGACACGGAGGCGATCGTGAACATGAAGCTCTCCTGGGGCCTGCCGCTCGACAAGGCGATGTCGATGAGTGCCGACAAGCCGGAGTTCGAGGCGTTCCAGACCGCCGTGGTCACGGGTTCGCCCGAGACGGTGCACGAGCGTATCGACGAACTGATGGAGGCGTCGGACATCGACGGGCTGATGATCATCTTCCCCGAATACCACGACGATCTGCCGCCGTTCGGCGAGCAGGTCATGCCGAAGCTGCGCGGCGAGCGGACGGCCGGTGGCCCGTCGGCCGCTTCGACGCCTGCGGCATCCGACGCATCCGGCATATCCGACACGGCAGGCACCGCCGGCACGGCCGGTCTGCTCGCGTCGTTCGACGAACGGATGTCGCTGTGAGCGACGGTCTGCGGGAGCGGCAGTTCGCGGCCCTCGTCACGCCCGGCCGGACCGGCGCTCTGCTGGTCGTCGACGTTCAGCGGTCGTTCGCCGACCCCGACTACCTGCCCTGGGTCGAACCCGACTACCTCCCGGTGATCGCGCAGACGGTCGTCTCCGTGGCCGCGCTCGTCGACGAAGCCCGCGCGCTCGGAACGCCGGTGATCTGGATTCAGCTCGGCCAGAGTGCCGACCGCCCGTGGACCTCGTCGCTCTGGCTCCGCGACATCTCCGCCGGCGAGCCCTGGCCGACCGCCGACGAGCCCTGCGTCCTCGGCACCCCCGGGGCGGAATGGTTCGGCATGGCACCGGCAGAGGGTGAACTCGTGATCACGAAGCGCGGCTACAGCGGATTCTTCGGAACCACCCTCGAGAACGAACTGCACGAGCGGGGCATCGACTGGGTGACCGTCGTCGGGCTCACCATCGACTGCTGCGTCGACGCGACCGCCCGTGATGCATTCCAGGGCGGCTGGCCCGTCCTGGTTCCGTCGGATGCCACCGCCGCCTACGATGCCGAGCTGCAGGCGAACTCCCTGGCGAACGTTGCGCTCAACTGCGGGGTCGTCGTGACCTCGGCCGACGTCGTCGGGCTGTGGAGGCTCGCCTCGTGAGCATGCACCTGGCCTTCGACCTCTCCTTCACCCACACCGAAGGCAAGTGGGCAAGCGCCGGTTCGTGGGAGGGCCGGACATATCCCGATGTGCGCATGTTCCAGGAGCTCGCCGTTCTCGCGGAGCGCGGCGGCATCGACATGCTCTTCTTCGGCGACGGCACCAGCATTCCTGACACCTGGGAGGGTTCGATGGACGCGGCCGTGAAGTGGGGCATCCAGTGGCCTCGCCAGGACATGAGCCCGTATATCGCCGCTATGGCGCAGGTGACTTCGCACGTCGGCTTCGGGCTGACATATTCCTCGACATTCATGCATCCCTACTACGTGGCCCGGCTGCTCAACTCGCTCGACCACGTCACCGGCGGGCGCATCGCCTTCAATGTGGTCGGGTCGACGCGGGTCTCGGATGCTGCGAACTACGGTTTCGACGGACTGCCCCCGCACAGCGAGCGGTACGACCGCATGGAGGAGTTCATGGCCGTCTGCGCCGCCCTCTGGGACTCTGTGGACTCCTCGGCGATCGTCGCCGACCGCTCCACCGGGGTCTTCGGCAACCCGGCGGGCGTGCACCGCATCGACCACCGCGGCCCGCACTTCGCGGTGCAGGGACCCCTCAATTCGGTGCCGAGCCCCCAGGGGCATCCCGTCGTCGTGCAGGCCGGTTCGTCACCGCGCGGGATCGCGGCATCCGCCCAGTTCGCCGACATCATCTTCGGCATCGGCGGGCACCTCACCTCGCAGCAGCGGCACCGCTCTGCTCTGGATGCCGCACTCCTCGCTGCCGGGCGGGATCCCGAGCGCGTGGGGATCCTCTGGGCGGTCCAGGTCATCCTCGGCCGCACCGCCGACGAGGCCGCCGCCCGCAAGCAGGCCATGCTCGACGTCTGGAGCCACGACGCGGTCGGCGCCTACCTCTCGTACAACAGCGGATTCGACTTCTCGACCCTCGCGTCGTCGTTCCAGCTGACGGATGTGGCCGACCAGATCCGGCTCGCCGAAGGCACCCAGGCCGGATTCGTGCAGCTCGTGATCGATGAGGTCGGAGAAGACGCACGGATGTCGCGGGACGAGTTCTTCGAACGCGGCTGGCGCTACGCGACCGGGTACGACCAGACGTATGCGGGCACGGCCGCTTCCGTTGCGGACGAGCTGGAGGCGAACTTCGAGGCGACCGGCTCGCGCGGCGGGTTCATGATCGCGAACCCGCTCTCGACGCCGTCGTCGCTCGCCGACGTGGTGGAGTTGCTCGCACCCGAACTCCGCCGGCGCGGTGCGGTCGGGCCCGCCTACCCCGGCGGGACCCTCCGCGAGAACCTGCTCGCGTGACCGGCGCCGTCGACGGCGAGAAGGCGGTCGCGCCCGAACCGGCGAGCGTGCGGGTGCCCTGGGAGCAGATCGTGCTCGTCTGCGCACTCGTCGGAACCTCGCAGATGACGTGGGGAGCGCTCGTGCCCGCGCTGCCGCAGTACGCGCAGCAGTTCGGAGCGTCGGCGGTCATCCTCGGGCTGATCGTCTCCTCGTTCGGTCTCGGCCGGCTGCTCGTCAACGTGCCGGCCGGGCTGCTGCTGAAACGGGTTCCGGCCCGGGCGCTGCTGCTCAGTGTGACGGGCGCTCTCGCCGCGCTCACCCTGGTCACCGGACTCATCGACAACGTGGTGCTGCTCGTCGCGGCACGGTTCGTGGCGGGCATCCTGGGTGGGGCTGCCGTCACCGTCGGGCTCGCCGTGCTCACCCAGCGCACCACGCCCGCGAACCGCGGATCCATCCTGTCGACCGTGCAGGCCGTGCAATTGGCGGGGGCTGCGGTCGGCCCGGTGCTCGGCGGTGTCGTGCTGACGTTCGGCACGCTTCCGCTCGTGTTCGTGGTGGCGGCGATCCCGCTGATCGGTGTGATCGGCTGGGCGCTCGTGCGGCCGAGCCCTCCCTTCTGGTCGTCCGAGTTCGTGCGCGACACCGCCGAGGCCGTGCCCGCTGTCCCCGCTGAGGGTGTTGCCCGGCCGGACGCCGGTGCGGCATCCACACCCGTCGTGAGCACGGATGCCCGGGCCCGCCGACGCGTCCTGGTCGGTATCTGCGTGCTCGCCTTCGGCATCTTCTTCGTGCGGTTCGGCGGCGACCAGTCTCTCATTCCCCTTCTGGCATATGACCAGGGCGGACTCACGCCGCTCACCCTCGGCATCGCCTACGGACTGACGACCGTCGTCTCGCTCGCCCTGCTGCCGTGGGTCGGCCGGCGGCTGAACGCCGGGGCCCGCCTCGGGCTCCTGATCGTTCCGACACTGCTGGCGGCGGCGGCGATCTGCCTCTACCCGCTGGCGCAGTCGCCGTGGTTCTTCGGCGCGCTGATCGTCGCGACCGGCGTGCTGTCCGGCGTCGGAAGCCTCGTGCCCGGGGTGATCCTCGCCGACGTCACGCCGCGGTCACAGGTCGGCGGCGCGGTCGGCATCTTCCGCACCGTCGGTGACGCGGGGGCTGTCGTGGGGCCCCTCGCGCT
Above is a genomic segment from Subtercola boreus containing:
- a CDS encoding DUF4190 domain-containing protein, with translation MSTLQQPPRLNALAILSLVSAFFLSLMAVITGHIALSQIRRTGERGREFAVAGIVIGYIGLAAGLLTTLVVILAIVIAAASGGFWHRNVIVGPVPDARGPGSTEVPSPSADPYAPAAPSDITFDAGTSLSSGTVPHISDGLLGDSLWKLTTPKADGTWVYTSTDGRCTTTFHEGALDAGLDVTKGDDLATTDSYLAALTSSSASDVADFADDDYITLDQPEDNAIVETRRLAGNDSGGRPHVAVARAFAALEQGVSINIACDTKALAIDAYDHVLSKTALLVG
- a CDS encoding SDR family NAD(P)-dependent oxidoreductase, with translation MKSNEEVLQSLVPDSRLAGRTALVTGSTSGIGEAIARVLASSGATVVVSGRTLPRAQAVVDVITAAGGTAFAVPADLSGDTDEIREFARVATRALGGSLDILVNNAGIYPVGPTAALADADLDAVLATNIRAPHVLVAELAPAMAERGSGAIVNIGSWMSRVGIPFGAAYTASKAAIEQMTRTWAAEFGPSGVNVNTVAPGATATPGNAADAEQVEAMTAATVAGVPVRPVDIAFAVRFLVSDEARFAHGTVLDVDGGIANTRLG
- a CDS encoding VOC family protein, coding for MSIQTTSHLNFHGEARAALEFYQSVFGGQLVIATYGDFGMPADAPGATNVVFGQVESDGGFRVMAYDIPGQPDIPGGPDRSEGADTAGSTRRENGVTLTDQSFFLSVRGETLKEVMGYWATLSVGGAIVEPLAASAWSPGFGMLTDRFGVTWILDVAAPRTA
- a CDS encoding flavin reductase family protein, with product MESALNTTPAALASVSGDAVDAIDPRAFRNTLGHYASGITIIGGLEGDEPVGFTCQSFYSVSTEPPLVSFSVMVNSTTYPRIRETGKFSVNVLSHEQHEISNQFARKGTDKWAGIDWAATANRNPVIADTLMWLDCDIWAEYEAGDHYIVIGRVNEMSSADWHTRQPLLYFKGQYRHLRDVEAAAS
- a CDS encoding helix-turn-helix transcriptional regulator, whose translation is MATTTARLLNLLSLLQARRDWPGALLAERLQISHRTVRRDVDRLREMGYSIRATMGPDGGYRLHAGSELPPLLFDDDQVIALAIALQAATVTGAGIEEAAVRALTTVRQVMPSRLQHRLDAIRFTAIPPRTAGATPGSTSAQSTSSDSASVQSTFSDSTSCHSDALVALSMATHAREVLRFDYASVRPQTDSLEVPRPPRRVEPHHLVTSHGRWYLVAWDLEQGDWRLFRADRIRLRAPNGPRFAPRAIPGGDVAEFVAARFKGAGNANVWPCTGKVILSAPAWAMLPYAGDGAVEDLGPDRCSLESGSWSWIALAASFTRFDTDIDVVGPPELTAAFALLATRAAATAATAAAPAGTPAHTATAAAPAATATATATATATATEAEPTAP
- a CDS encoding HNH endonuclease signature motif containing protein codes for the protein MNREVLSNAESQLRQPLRERLRADFAAAAHAVVAAEREAARAAAAQLVLVERLRVAGLALHFTDQSSGGPRWSEQMVVQRTVVTELAVGAHLSEMDARRRVDTAEGLAGAYSATRDALQRGSISYRHAEKIVQHGALVPTEAVPDYEARILPIAERVSVQRLERDARAVAEDTRSSTSVERHAQAAEGRRVVLDAADNGMAWLSLLLPAVEAVAIHNRVTGLGRALKAVGDPRTLAQLRVDTLADLVLNGEPSIPGAPRGLRAHVRVTVPALTLLGHDDAGSADLEGYGPIDRLTALELTRSAPAFQRVLTDPATGVALSCGRDSYRVPAALDELIRTVHSECTFPLSCTSSATADLDHTIAFAEGGETSFGNLSPLCASHHKVKHHTEWKVEQHPGSGGSAGPIVWTSPAGFAYTVDPTPIARPVDPARLIPRFVGAAPF
- a CDS encoding TetR/AcrR family transcriptional regulator, whose amino-acid sequence is MDESKITERGRRTRQRIIEATGEQILASGIGGTTLDDVRAATLTSKSQLFHYFPGGKAELVREVAGWEGKQLFEAQEPFIHDLGSWESWEQWRSGLVHYYISRGRWACPIGSLATQAAMTDPDLERVIADSMRAWRELLAEGVRRMRTAGLVDDSADPVTVATVILAAIQGGLVLSQPERAAWPLEAALDSALAPLHAASRPQGAPAA